The genomic window GACTTATCCACACCCCATGCGGGGTGGCCGACATGGCCCGGAATGGGTGGCCGGCATCCTCCGGAATGCCCGGCCGACATCCTCCGGAATCACTGGCCGGCTTGGCCCGGAATCACCGGCCGATTTGCTCCGGAATACGCATCAAAGGCACAGCGCATCGAATCGTCGAAATTTTCAGACGAGCCGGGCGAACTGCAAGGGACGTGGTGTTTCCTCCGGCGCGGCCTTCTGCTAATGTACAAGAGGAGTTCGTATGCATGAAGGTACTGCATGCCGTTTTGGCCGGGGACTTTAGTCGCGTGAAGGAATTGAACGAAGCGGGAGAGGATCTCGATTTTCAGGAAAAGGTCTCTCCCGAGCTTAACAAAAAACTGGCGTCTTACCGTCGTTTAGTCGGGCTCAGAGAAGAAGACGTTCGGATCATGATCGGAAAAGAGACGACGCTTGGACGAACTCCTCTAGCGGCTGCGGTCGCAGCAGGCAATTACGAGATCACCGAATACTTACTCGAAAACGGAGCCAAGCGGCAGGTATTCGATTTCATGGGTCGTACCCCACTTCAAACCGCCATCGCCAACGAGAAACCTGACCTGATCAGGCTCCTCATCGAAGGCCGGGGAAAGAAGCCAAAGAAACTCAAGATGGATAAAACTACGATTTTCGTACAATACGACATCTCCGATCCCGTGATCGAAGCGATGTTGACCGCGGACTTTTCGCAGTCGACTCTCGACGCATTTCTGGTAGCCATGATCAAGCGTGGAGATGTCTCCCTTGTGAAGCGTCTCTTGGATAGGGGAGCCGGCCCGAACGCGAAGAATAGTATTGGAATCACGGCCCTCCAATTGCTTCTGGCGTCGGACATGATTACCGAGTACGGCAAGAAACCGCTGGATCCCAAGGCCAAGGGCGAGATTGTAGAACTACTTCTCAAGCAGGGAGCCGACCCGAACCTGCGCGCACGTGCTGGAGGGTGGACCCCCTCATAAGCGCGGTAGCTGGTTCCGACGCCGAGATCGTCGCCCTCCTTCTCAAGGCTGGAGCGGATGTTAACGCAACCGACGAAGACGGTTTTTCACCCTTGGCTGCGGCGATACGGAGGTCGGACCCGAAAAAAATGGCCCTCCTCTTAAATGCAGGCGCAAAAACTGATTGGAAATTTAAAGGTATGACACCACTCGGCTTGGCTGAGGATTCTCAAGCATCCCAGGAAGTTATCGAGCTGCTGAAACGATAAAAAAACACCTCCACGCAGAATGTGCGTTTTATGAAGTAACTTTTTTTACCATGAGCAATAAAAGGTCATTCTTCTCTAAAGACAAGCTACTGATATTGACTGATTTTAGCTTCATCCACAAATAGGCATAAACGTTGCTTGTTGGAACTGCACGATGTCCTTTCGTCAAATTCCTGTAGCATTTTCTGCGGCTGTTTTACTTGCGCTTTTCGTTTCTGCTTGTGAAACCGACCTCAAGCTGAATAGTTCTTCCGACATGTCAATCCAACCATTGAATACGGATGACGGCCTCGAATTCGGTTTGCGAATAAGAAAATGTGAAGACTGTTCGGGTGGCCCCTCACCAGCCCCGACGCCAACACCTGTTCAGCTTCAAACTGCTTTGGGGGATCCGATATCGGGGCTAAGTGCAACCGCTCTGGATCGTTTCCTTAAAGGAAAAGAGAGGTTTGAACATTCGTTCACGGCAGCCGAAGGGTTCGGCCCAACATTCAACGACAGTTTATTTGGCATCCCAAATTCATGTGCGGGTTGCCATGCATC from Bdellovibrionota bacterium includes these protein-coding regions:
- a CDS encoding ankyrin repeat domain-containing protein — encoded protein: MKVLHAVLAGDFSRVKELNEAGEDLDFQEKVSPELNKKLASYRRLVGLREEDVRIMIGKETTLGRTPLAAAVAAGNYEITEYLLENGAKRQVFDFMGRTPLQTAIANEKPDLIRLLIEGRGKKPKKLKMDKTTIFVQYDISDPVIEAMLTADFSQSTLDAFLVAMIKRGDVSLVKRLLDRGAGPNAKNSIGITALQLLLASDMITEYGKKPLDPKAKGEIVELLLKQGADPNLRARAGGWTPS